The stretch of DNA taaagatcttcgtagaatatgtgggagccaatatgggcatccaggtcccgctattggttattgaccggagacgtgtctcggtcatgtctacattgttctcgaacccgtagggtccgcacgcttaaggttacgatgacagttatattatgagtttatgcattttaatgtaccgaaggttgttcggagtcccggatatgatcacggacatgacgaggagtctcgaaatggtcgagacataaagattgatatattggaagcctatatttggacatcgaaagtgttccgggtgaaatcgggattttaccggagtaccgggaggttaccggaaccccctcgggagctatatgggccttagtgggccttagtggaaaagagaaggggctgcccaagatgggctgcgcgcctccctccctcccctagtcctattaggacaaggagaggtggccgccccccccctctctcttttccccctccgcgaatcctattccaactaggattgggggggggggggaatcctactcccagagggagtaggactctcctggcgcgccctatgtggccggccagcctcccccctttggtcctttatatactgaggcagaggcaccgcagaaacacacaagttgatccacgtgatctattccttagccgtgtgcggtgcccccagccaccatagtcctcgattatactgtagcggagtttaggcgaagccctgctgctgtagtacatcaagatcgtcaccacgccgtcgtgctgacggaactctttcccgacactttgctggatcggagtccggggatcgtcatcgagctgaaggtgtgctcgaactcggaggtgccgtagtttcggtgcttgatcggttggatcgtgaagacgtacgactacttcctctacgttgtgtcaacgcttccgcagtcggtctgcgtgtgtacgtagacagcactctcccctctcgttgctatgcatcacatgatcttgcgtgtgcgtaggaattttttttttttgaaattactacgaaacccaacagaaACCCCACGATCCGTAAGTCTCGCGCCATCCCACGAGCGGCATCGTGTGTCCACAGGAATCGGTCCTGGATCGTTGGGCGATGACCAGAAGAACTACTCTTATCAAAAGGAAAAAAACTGTCTACTGAATAATCTGAACTAACCTGCAGCTGTCGACGACAACAGCGTGACGAGCTACAGTGCGAAAAGAACAGAGATAAAAgactaaaaacagaaaaaaaaatgcACAAGGATTATTCAATAGAAAGTAGTTTATATTAAAATGTTttaaaaaagacttatatttagaaacgaagGAAGTATATGCTTGCcgcaaaaacaaaaaaaagggaGGATATGCTGCTGTACTACTAGCGGGTGACTTGTCCACTAGCCCGCCAATGAATTATTGGTCGATTGCCGCTGCCTGCAGCAATACACAGGACCAGCCTTTGTCAATCGAGACAGCCTGCCTCGCCACTAACCTTTGTCCCTCCCAACTCCTCGCCTCACTCTCGACCGACGGGCGAGTTCCCCGGTCGAGAATGTCGTCCAGCGGCCACGGCGCCGTCGACGCCCGCACCGGCTACTGCGCAGCAACCAAGTCGTTCCTCAGCCTCCGCgggccgctgccgctgccgcccgCCGACGTCCCACTCACATTCCCGGCCTTCGCGCTGTCGCTGCTGCCGTCCCCTCTCCCCGCCCACCCCGCGCTCCTCGACGCCGCCACCGGCGAGGCCGTCTCCTACCCGGCGTTCCTGTCCCAGGTGCGCGCGCTCGTGGGCGCGCTGCGGTCGCGCGTGGTGCCGCTCGGCCGCGGCGACGTGGCCTTCGTCCTCGCCCCCGCGCGGCTCGACGTGCCCGTGCTCTACTTCGCGCTCCTCGCCGTCGGCGCGGTCGTGTCCCCGGCCAACCCGGCCCTCACCGCCGGCGAGGTGTCCCGCCTCGTCTGCCTCTCCGGCGCGTCCTTCGCCTTCGCGGTGTCCTCCACCGCCGGCAAGCTCCCCGCCGGCCTCCCCACCACCCTCCTCGACTCCCCGCACTTCCGCTCCCTCCTGCACAGCGACCATGGCGAGAACCAGTCGGCGCCGCTGGACGCCGGAGCAGTGTGCCAGTCAGCGACAGCGACGGTCCTGTACTCCTCCGGCACGACCGGGCGGGTGAAGGCGGCGGCGGTGCCGCACCGGAGCTTCATCGTGAGGGCGGCGGGGCTCCGTGCCCTGCACCTGCAGGGGAAGTCGAGGAAGGCCAACGAGAGGACTCTGATCGGCGCCCCCATGTTCCACACCATGGGTTTCTTCTTCACGCTCAACGGGCTGGCGCAGGGTATTACCACTGTTGTGATGACGGAGGCGGCCGCGCGGGCTGGGTTGAGGGGAATGCTGGAGGCAGCGCAGCGGTGGGAGGTGACGGAGATCATGGCGGCGCCTCCCGTGGTGCTGGGGATGACAAAAGAAAGGTGCCGGCTCACGAGTCTACTGCGGGTGATCTGCGGCGGCGCCCCTCTGCCGAGATCGGCGGCGGAGCAGTTCCCGCGGCGGTTCCCCCAAGTGGACCTGTGCATGGTTAGTGTTTCCACTGAGTTTGTCTAGGGCAGGTCTACATATGCCCTAATTATTGCACATATAAATGATTTAATCAAACATAAAAAATATCACACGAATCTCATAGTAAAATCATGCGGTAGTAGTGGTGGTACGGCGGAGCTCCGTCGATTACGTCCAAACGGACAAACTCGAGGAGGAAGGAAGCGCGGAAGACAAACTCGAAGAGGAAGTGCTGCCATCCGCTCGAGAGCCGTACCTGCAAGGACTAAAAAAACTTGACCTAAACTACTAGCCGGAGCGGAGACAAAGTGAAGACGGATCCACTGGCTCGTTGGTGAAGTTTAAAGTGAAAAGTTTACGCTGCATGCCTAGCGTTAGGGAACAAAATAAGGGAAAATCATGAACTATCTAATATTTGTCTGCAGACATTCTACTATAGTTTGAATCAAATATCAAAAAGGCCATCACAGATTTGAGCTTGTCAAACATAGTCTGGTGAGATATGTGA from Triticum urartu cultivar G1812 chromosome 3, Tu2.1, whole genome shotgun sequence encodes:
- the LOC125545954 gene encoding 4-coumarate--CoA ligase-like 7 isoform X2 yields the protein MSSSGHGAVDARTGYCAATKSFLSLRGPLPLPPADVPLTFPAFALSLLPSPLPAHPALLDAATGEAVSYPAFLSQVRALVGALRSRVVPLGRGDVAFVLAPARLDVPVLYFALLAVGAVVSPANPALTAGEVSRLVCLSGASFAFAVSSTAGKLPAGLPTTLLDSPHFRSLLHSDHGENQSAPLDAGAVCQSATATVLYSSGTTGRVKAAAVPHRSFIVRAAGLRALHLQGKSRKANERTLIGAPMFHTMGFFFTLNGLAQGITTVVMTEAAARAGLRGMLEAAQRWEVTEIMAAPPVVLGMTKERCRLTSLLRVICGGAPLPRSAAEQFPRRFPQVDLCMGYGATEAGGISLMIDRDECSRIGSSGRISHNVEAKIVDIVTGEPLSIGQKGELWVRGPSIMTGYVGDDEANAASFDSEGWLKTGDLCYIDQDGFLFVVDRLKELIKYKAYQSWSLSCNRCQRLSTLQ
- the LOC125545954 gene encoding 4-coumarate--CoA ligase-like 7 isoform X1 is translated as MSSSGHGAVDARTGYCAATKSFLSLRGPLPLPPADVPLTFPAFALSLLPSPLPAHPALLDAATGEAVSYPAFLSQVRALVGALRSRVVPLGRGDVAFVLAPARLDVPVLYFALLAVGAVVSPANPALTAGEVSRLVCLSGASFAFAVSSTAGKLPAGLPTTLLDSPHFRSLLHSDHGENQSAPLDAGAVCQSATATVLYSSGTTGRVKAAAVPHRSFIVRAAGLRALHLQGKSRKANERTLIGAPMFHTMGFFFTLNGLAQGITTVVMTEAAARAGLRGMLEAAQRWEVTEIMAAPPVVLGMTKERCRLTSLLRVICGGAPLPRSAAEQFPRRFPQVDLCMGYGATEAGGISLMIDRDECSRIGSSGRISHNVEAKIVDIVTGEPLSIGQKGELWVRGPSIMTGYVGDDEANAASFDSEGWLKTGDLCYIDQDGFLFVVDRLKELIKYKAYQVAPAELELVLQSLPEIVDAAVMPYPHEEAGEIPMALVVRQPGSKVTEAQVMEHVAKQVTPYKKVRKVLFVDSIPRSPAGKILRRQLKDHMQSCIVSRL